In Plutella xylostella chromosome 8, ilPluXylo3.1, whole genome shotgun sequence, the genomic stretch aaaaaaGCATCGACTTATAAGTTTAACACTTTTTTAAATAGGAAGATACTTActgattataattttacaggTACATAATAAGTGAATTTCAACAAAGAAATCTATGTGCGAACAAATGCAACCAATAGGTTGGTTTtgaacaaacataaaataaaaacaccgTATAATCTTAAACTGCTCGGGTAGTACGGCTGTAGCATTTTTGCCTTTAACATTATGCATCTATGCCCTTCTATGGTTAGTCTAACGAATAAATCTTGAGAAGGATTCAATTTGATACACAGTACATAGCTACCACCTAAAGATCGTGCGATGGCTATTGATTGCACTTGAATAAGCTCATCGTTTATTAAAACAGATCGGATGTGTTTATACCGGATGCAACTGATCTTTAAGGTACAATTGAGAGCTTTGGACTTAGTTAAAGTTAGTTCTTAGGTATGGTCTATATAGGACCTAAAGAAAAACACATTTGTAAGTACGGAAAACTTTTTCTGAGAATGTAAACTTCTCGCAATAATAGCTAGTTAAAAAAGCTATTCCGTAAGCatgtaaatatacctagttatttataaatgactaatattaatattaaagatAAGCAAATGCCTCAAGCTTCATTTAGAGCACCATATATGGagttaagtatataaaataggacataaatattaaaagatgTGCAATGTGCATCTATCTaggtaatatataataaataatccatTCTCTAACAAAGCAACATATAAACCGTAACCCATATAAAGTGaatcagtaggtacctatataacaTCGTAGCAagggttttaatttaaataggtaattgATGCAATTGATCTTTCCTTGTCCATTGTTAAACAAATTTTCAGGTGTTAATAAACACAGCAGGTGATAAAAAGCGGCactaatttataataactacAGGCGATACTAAGATAACATCCACGATTCATTAGCACGGGCAATCTGCGCATAATTACAGTGATTACACTGTCAGGCACTGAAAAACGAAATTATATGAAACTCGTGTTTGATTCAAAGGTCATGGTGATTCGTCTTTGACTTGTATAAAATTGAATTATTATAGGACTGAAGACACCTATCGCTAAAAACcttttaggtacttacgacATACGTCTATACAGTATACAGTGccacagtgccacaaacttatctgttccggtgacagttcaagtaaatgtctaatatttcttcattgtataagattttaagtttgcccgTGGTGGTAATTTGCCCTTGTGGTtataataaacccatctaatctatataaatatacaattaattagtaagaaatgagatatggatccatttagttcgctctcaccggaacagataagtttgtggcactatacgacAGTGGGCATTGAGGCCCTATGATGAAAAAGATATAACGGCTTAGGTGGGTACTAACTATAGTATAGTTATACTCACCTTCAATTTTCTTCGAGATGACGTGCGCCGGCGCATTCTGCGGCACATTGAGATACCTCCTCGGGTCTTTCCCTGCTCTGACATAGAGGAAGGTGGACCGCAACCACTGCACGCACTGCGCCACGTCGCCCACCGTGCCCAGCGCCGCCTCGCTGTTCAGGTTCTCAGTGAGACGCTTGTGCAGGTAGCTTTGGAGAGGCTCGCAGCCACCTACTAGAGCTTGGTAGCGGGCCTGCGGAATAAGGTTTTGATAATAGGAGTGCGTATTCTAATGGACACGGGTCTGTCAATGTAAACATGATGTAAACTGTCactgagaaaaaaaaactatacgtTATAGTATTTATGCCGCTTGCTTTgtacacaataatataaattttacacattatttaattttaacaatggCTCCTAAGAGTCCTAAAGCTCCTAAGAGTCCTAAGGCTCCTAAGAGTCCTAAGGCTCCAAAGAGTCCTAAGAGTCCTAAGCGTAAATTAACGAAGGAACAAAGAAAGGAAAAGAAAGAAGCTAAGAAACAAGAAAAACTGAAAGCCCAAATTGAAGCGAAGAAGCAGTTGAAGAGAAATGAGCTCCAGAGGGAAATTGATGCTCAGGCTCAAAAACGACAAGAATTGGAAGAGAAATGGCTCGACATGATGCTGAATATTAAACTACCAATTATAAGAAAGGACATTGAAGCCACGTATCACTCCTTTGAAAGAGTCTACGATAAGAAACACTATTACATAACACATGTTCTAAAATTGATAAACGTTGCTGATGATCAGTTTCAGCGCACGGTGGCAAGCTATTGCGATACTGTAGATGCTATGATCAATAAGTTTCTATCAGACTTGGAAGAAATGTCAAAGGAAAACGGTCGAAAAACTGCCGAACTTCTAAAATATACTGAAGATGACTTTGCGGATATATCGACGAAACATGATGGTGCAGAAACACATTTGCATCTTCTCATATATCACTCGCACACTGTAGCAGATAACTTAGCTTGGACCACTCGAGGAGAATTTCTGGTTAAAGAagatgacgaccgaatgggaTTCACCAATATCCGCGAAAGTCTTTGCTCATTCCTGGAAAATACATATAATCTTATGTGGGAGGATTACAAGGCTGTGCTCAGGGAATATGTGGCTAACACTTCAGAAAACCAAAAGAAAGGGCGTAGACTCAGgcaaaaagaaaatatgatgGCGGATATAATAGCAAAGCAAGCTAAAAGAATAGCTGATGATGACAACATACTTCGGAGACTGCGTAATGAATTGCAAGCTTATGAATCGGGAACCAAGCAGGCAGCCTACCGCGACCGGCGCAACCGATACCGCACTGCTTggaataaaatgaaacaaaatttaattacatCAAGTGAACTAGACTTCCAGCAAATGGAAGCACTTGTACACGAGGCCAATTCAGCTAGCGATTTCTTAAATAAATCTCTTCAAAAGGCAGATAAAATCCTTCGCATGGCTGCTCTATGCCGGCGATTAGAAACGTTACGTGAAAAAGTATTGCCGTTTGGGAGTGACCAGCCTCAAACTGACACTGATGTAGAGAATATTAATGGCCGATCTGAATACGTAGACCCGTTGGTGCTTAATGCTATATCAAACACGTCAGGCTTGGCAAGACTCTGGCACCGCGTTTCAAGGGCCGAACTTACTAGAAGAGCTTTACATCGAGAAAAGCTTTTACTGCAACAAGAAAACGATGATATTC encodes the following:
- the LOC105385619 gene encoding dynein regulatory complex subunit 2 translates to MAPKSPKAPKSPKAPKSPKAPKSPKSPKRKLTKEQRKEKKEAKKQEKLKAQIEAKKQLKRNELQREIDAQAQKRQELEEKWLDMMLNIKLPIIRKDIEATYHSFERVYDKKHYYITHVLKLINVADDQFQRTVASYCDTVDAMINKFLSDLEEMSKENGRKTAELLKYTEDDFADISTKHDGAETHLHLLIYHSHTVADNLAWTTRGEFLVKEDDDRMGFTNIRESLCSFLENTYNLMWEDYKAVLREYVANTSENQKKGRRLRQKENMMADIIAKQAKRIADDDNILRRLRNELQAYESGTKQAAYRDRRNRYRTAWNKMKQNLITSSELDFQQMEALVHEANSASDFLNKSLQKADKILRMAALCRRLETLREKVLPFGSDQPQTDTDVENINGRSEYVDPLVLNAISNTSGLARLWHRVSRAELTRRALHREKLLLQQENDDILLQIETYRAAKNTVGCPLTCISVNPNKGDMSKPVADDGDMAVSKYNIKFM